In the Theobroma cacao cultivar B97-61/B2 chromosome 1, Criollo_cocoa_genome_V2, whole genome shotgun sequence genome, one interval contains:
- the LOC18611677 gene encoding pentatricopeptide repeat-containing protein At4g39530 yields MRNHYLLKLHLQHIQKSTNKQAFNFSTLVSALLPPKDLCFSPIKPRLKRRQLANLLQKLPSQDNPILYYKRIHAQIIVSGLESDSFLTNILLNLYSKCNNLRHPSKLFDRMPEKNLVSWSSMVSMYTQHGYDEKALILFLGFRRSCEESPNEYILASVIRACIQLRDGGEMGVQIHGFVFKSGFDQDVYVGTSLVDFYTKSGFIYEARLVFDGLNGKNAVTWTTMITGYVKSGKGDVALQLFNQIRETDVVADRYVLSSVLSACSVLDFVEGGKQVHCHVLRRGAEMDVSVINVLIDFYSKCGKVKAARRLFDEMVVRNVISWTTMIAGYMQNSFDREAMKLFSEMTRLGWKPDGFACTSVLTSCGSLEALDQGRQVHAYTIKANLESDDFVTNGLIDMYAKCYSLNDARRALDIMGDQNVVSYNAMIEGYSSQEKLSEALDLFHNMRLRSFSPSLLTFVSLLGASAALCTIELSRQIHTLIIKFGVSLDIFVGSSLIDVYSKCSYVRDARYIFEEMNEKDIVVWNALFFGYTQQLENEEALKLFCKLQLSRQKPNEFTFAALMTASSNLASLQNGQQFHTQLIKHAMDSDPFVTNAIIDMYAKCGSFEDACKTFNSAIWRDVVCWNSMISTYAHHGEAEGALETFERMLKEGIKPNYVTFVGLLSACVHAGFVELGLHHFESMSTFGVEAGIEHYACVVSLLGHAGKLYEAKALIETMPIKTAAVLWRSLLSACRIAGNVELGKYAAERAISIDPMDSGSYTLLSNIFASKGMWADVKRVRARMDLEGVLKEPGCSWIEVNNETNVFIARDRTHHEANLIYLVLDNLIMHIKGAGYVPDIANTPDK; encoded by the coding sequence atgagaaaccATTACCTGTTAAAACTACATTTGCAACACattcaaaaatcaacaaataaaCAAGCCTTTAATTTCTCGACATTAGTCTCAGCTCTTCTTCCACCAAAAGACCTATGTTTTTCCCCTATTAAACCCCGACTCAAAAGGCGCCAATTGGCCAACCTCCTCCAAAAACTACCTTCCCAAGACAATCCTATTTTATACTACAAAAGAATCCATGCCCAAATTATTGTTTCTGGGTTGGAATCCGACTCCTTTCTTACAAACATTCTCTTGAATCTTTACTCAAAATGTAATAATTTACGCCACCCGAGTAAACTGTTTGATAGAATGCCTGAAAAGAACTTGGTTTCTTGGTCTTCGATGGTTTCTATGTATACCCAACATGGGTATGATGAAAAGGCGctgattttgtttttgggcTTCCGAAGAAGTTGCGAAGAGAGTCCAAATGAGTATATTTTGGCTAGTGTCATTCGAGCTTGTATACAGTTGCGGGATGGAGGTGAAATGGGAGTTCAGATTCATGGTTTTGTATTTAAGAGTGGTTTTGATCAAGATGTTTATGTGGGGACTTCGTTGGTTGATTTTTACACGAAAAGTGGGTTTATATATGAAGCGAGATTGGTTTTTGATGGTTTAAATGGGAAGAATGCGGTGACTTGGACGACAATGATAACAGGGTATGTTAAGAGTGGGAAGGGTGATGTGGCATTGCAATTGTTTAACCAAATAAGAGAAACTGATGTTGTGGCAGATAGATATGTGCTGTCTAGTGTTTTGAGTGCATGTTCAGTGCTTGACTTTGTTGAAGGAGGAAAGCAGGTTCATTGCCATGTTTTGAGGAGGGGAGCAGAAATGGATGTTTCTGTCATTAATGTGCTTatagatttttattctaagtgCGGTAAGGTAAAAGCTGCACGCAGGCTTTTTGATGAGATGGTGGTTAGAAATGTTATTTCTTGGACTACAATGATTGCTGGCTACATGCAAAATTCATTTGACAGGGAAGCTATGAAGCTGTTTTCTGAGATGACCAGATTGGGTTGGAAGCCAGATGGCTTTGCTTGCACTAGTGTTCTCACATCATGTGGTTCACTCGAGGCTCTTGATCAGGGGAGACAAGTGCATGCTTACACTATCAAGGCCAATCTTGAGTCTGATGATTTTGTAACAAATGGTTTGATAGATATGTATGCAAAATGCTATTCACTGAATGATGCAAGAAGAGCGCTTGACATTATGGGTGATCAGAACGTGGTCTCATATAATGCGATGATTGAAGGATACTCAAGTCAGGAGAAGCTATCTGAAGCATTGGACTTGTTCCACAACATGAGACTCAGGTCATTCTCACCAAGCCTTTTAACTTTTGTTAGCCTTCTTGGTGCATCAGCTGCATTATGTACCATAGAACTGAGTAGGCAGATTCATACACTTATCATCAAATTTGGGGTATCTTTGGACATATTTGTTGGAAGTTCTCTAATAGATGTTTATTCAAAGTGTTCATATGTTAGAGATGCAAGATATATATTTGAGGAGATGAACGAGAAAGATATTGTTGTTTGGAATGCATTGTTTTTTGGCTATACGCAACAATTGGAAAACGAAGAGGCTCTCAAACTCTTCTGCAAATTACAACTATCAAGACAAAAACCTAATGAATTCACTTTTGCTGCCTTAATGACAGCTTCAAGTAACCTAGCAAGTCTCCAAAATGGTCAACAGTTTCACACTCAGCTGATAAAACATGCGATGGACTCTGATCCCTTTGTCACAAATGCCATTATTGACATGTATGCTAAATGTGGAAGCTTTGAAGATGCTTGTAAAACATTTAATTCTGCCATTTGGAGGGATGTTGTATGTTGGAATTCCATGATCTCAACATATGCTCATCATGGTGAAGCTGAAGGCGCTCTTGAGACATTTGAAAGAATGCTTAAAGAAGGAATCAAACCCAATTATGTAACATTTGTTGGTCTACTCTCAGCATGTGTGCATGCAGGGTTTGTAGAGCTTGGACTCCATCACTTTGAGTCAATGTCTACATTTGGAGTTGAAGCGGGGATTGAACATTATGCTTGTGTGGTATCTCTGTTGGGCCATGCTGGTAAATTATATGAAGCAAAGGCCTTAATTGAGACAATGCCAATAAAAACTGCAGCAGTGTTATGGAGATCCTTACTTAGTGCATGTAGGATTGCTGGTAATGTTGAATTGGGAAAATATGCAGCAGAAAGGGCAATTTCAATTGATCCAATGGATAGTGGTTCATATACTTtactttcaaatatttttgcaTCTAAAGGTATGTGGGCAGATGTTAAGAGGGTGAGGGCGAGAATGGACTTAGAAGGTGTACTTAAAGAACCTGGGTGTAGTTGGATTGAAGTTAATAATGAGACTAATGTGTTTATTGCAAGGGATAGAACTCATCATGAGGCCAATTTAATATACTTAGTTTTGGACAatttaattatgcatatcAAGGGTGCTGGATATGTGCCTGATATTGCCAACACTCCTGATAAATGA